In Canis lupus familiaris isolate Mischka breed German Shepherd chromosome 9, alternate assembly UU_Cfam_GSD_1.0, whole genome shotgun sequence, a single window of DNA contains:
- the SH2D3C gene encoding SH2 domain-containing protein 3C isoform X2 has protein sequence MHLLSTYFMPGNLTSINSAKARKSSVRSAQFSKEKYILDSSPEKLHKELEEELKLSSTDLRSHAWYHGRIPREVSETLVQRNGDFLIRDSLTSLGDYVLTCRWRNQALHFKINKVVVKAGESYTHIQYLFEQESFDHVPALVRYHVGSRKAVSEQSGAIIYCPVNRTFPLRYLEACYGLGQGSSKAASPASPSGPKGGHMKRRSVTMTDGLTADKVTRSSDGCPASTSLPHPRESIRNCALSMDQIPDLHSPMSPISESPSSPAYSTVTRVHATSAAPSATALPASPVTRRSSEPQLCPGSTPKPPGESDKGPYASPSHTLCKASPSPSLSSYSDPDSGHYCQLQPPVRGSREWAMAEASGRQARSYGERLKELSENGASEGDWGRAFTAPVVEATSSFNPATFQSLLIPKDNRPLEVGLLRKVKELLAEVDARTLARHVTKVDCLVARILGVTKEMQTLMGVRWGMELLTLPHGRQLRLDLLERFHTMSIMLAVDILGCTGSAEERAALLHKTIQLAAELRGTMGNMFSFAAVMGALDMAQIARLEQTWVTLRQRYTEGAILYEKKLKPFLKSLNEGKEGPPLSNTTFPHVLPLITLLECDSAPAEGPEPWGSTEHGVEVVLAHLEAARTVAHHGGLYHTNAEVKLQGFQARPELLEVFSTEFQMRLLWGSQGASSNQARRYEKFDKVLTALSHKLEPAVRSSEL, from the exons atgcatttattgagcacttactttaTGCCTGGCAACTTAACATCCATCAACTCAGCCAAGGCTCGGAAGAGTTCTGTGAGGTCAGCACAG TTCTCCAAGGAGAAGTACATCCTGGATTCCTCGCCTGAGAAACTGCACAAGGAGTTGGAAGAGGAACTCAAACTCAGTAGCACAGACCTCCGCAGCCATGCCTGGTACCACGGCCGCATCCCCCGCGAG GTGTCAGAGACCCTGGTGCAGCGCAACGGTGACTTCCTCATCCGGGACTCTCTCACCAGCCTGGGTGACTATGTGCTCACATGCCGCTGGCGCAACCAGGCCTTGCACTTCAAAATCAACAAGGTAGTGGTGAAGGCCGGTGAGAGCTACACCCACATCCAGTACCTGTTTGAGCAGGAGAGCTTCGACCACGTGCCTGCCCTTGTGCGCTATCACGTGGGCAGCCGCAAGGCCGTGTCGGAGCAGAGCGGAGCCATCATCTACTGCCCTGTCAACCGCACCTTCCCGCTGCGCTACCTGGAGGCCTGCTAtggcctgggccagggcagcagcAAGGCCGCCAGCCCCGCCAGCCCCTCGGGCCCCAAGGGCGGCCACATGAAGCGGCGCAGCGTCACCATGACCGACGGGCTCACCGCCGACAAGGTCACCCGCAGCAGCGATGGCTGCCCTGCCAG CACATCACTGCCTCACCCCCGGGAATCTATCCGCAACTGTGCCCTCAGCATGGACCAGATCCCAGACCTGCACTCACCCATGTCACCCATCTCTGAGAGTCCCAGCTCCCCCGCCTACAGTACTG TGACCCGTGTCCACGCCACCTCTGCAGCTCCCTCAGCCACAGCGCTGCCTGCCTCCCCCGTCACCCGCCGCTCCAGTGAACCCCAGCTGTGTCCCGGAAGTACCCCAAAGCCGCCTGGGGAGTCGGACAAGGGTCCTTATGCCAGCCCCTCCCACACGCTCTGCAAGGCCTCCCCATCGCCATCACTCAGCAGCTACAGTGACCCGGACTCTGGCCATTACTGCCAGCTCCAGCCTCCTGTTCGTGGCAGCCGAGAGTGGGCAATGGCTGAGGCCTCTGGCCGGCAGGCCAGAAGCTATGGAGAGAGGTTAAAGGAACTGTCAGAGAATGGGGCGTCAGAGGGGGACTGGGGCAGGGCCTTCACAGCCCCCGTTGTGGAAGCCACCTCTTCCTTCAACCCAGCCACCTTCCAGTCACTACTGATCCCCAAGGATAACCGGCCACTGGAGGTGGGCCTCCTGCGCAAGGTCAAGGAGCTGCTAGCAGAGGTGGATGCCCGGACGCTGGCCCGGCACGTCACCAAGGTTGACTGTCTG GTTGCTAGGATACTGGGCGTTACCAAGGAGATGCAGACCCTAATGGGAGTCCGCTGGGGCATGGAGCTGCTCACCCTCCCCCATGGCCGGCAGCTACGACTAGACCTGCTGGAAAG GTTCCACACCATGTCCATCATGCTGGCCGTGGACATCCTGGGCTGCACGGGCTCCGCCGAGGAGCGGGCAGCGCTTCTGCACAAGACCATCCAGCTGGCAGCTGAACTTCGGGGGACGATGGGCAACATGTTCAGCTTCGCTGCGGTCATGGGCGCCCTGGATATGGCCCAG ATTGCCCGGCTGGAGCAGACATGGGTCACGCTTCGGCAGCGATACACGGAGGGTGCCATCCTCTATGAGAAGAAGCTCAAGCCATTTCTGAAGAGCCTCAACGAGGGCAAAG AAGGCCCGCCGCTGAGCAACACCACGTTCCCCCATGTGCTGCCACTCATCACTCTGCTGGAGTGTGACTCAGCCCCTGCCGAGGGCCCTGAGCCCTGGGGCAGCACAGAACACGGCGTAGAGGTGGTGCTGGCCCACCTGGAGGCTGCCCGCACGGTGGCGCACCATGGAGGCCTGTATCACACCAACGCTGAGGTCAAGCTGCAAG GGTTCCAGGCCCGGCCAGAGCTTCTGGAGGTGTTCAGCACAGAGTTCCAGATGCGCCTCCTCTGGGGCAGCCAGGGCGCCAGCAGCAACCAGGCCCGGCGCTATGAGAAGTTTGACAAGGTTCTCACAGCCCTGTCCCACAAACTGGAGCCTGCTGTCCGCTCCAGCGAGCTGTGA
- the SH2D3C gene encoding SH2 domain-containing protein 3C isoform X4 → MTERCSLWSALSAAACCFYRGSFVQVQFSKEKYILDSSPEKLHKELEEELKLSSTDLRSHAWYHGRIPREVSETLVQRNGDFLIRDSLTSLGDYVLTCRWRNQALHFKINKVVVKAGESYTHIQYLFEQESFDHVPALVRYHVGSRKAVSEQSGAIIYCPVNRTFPLRYLEACYGLGQGSSKAASPASPSGPKGGHMKRRSVTMTDGLTADKVTRSSDGCPASTSLPHPRESIRNCALSMDQIPDLHSPMSPISESPSSPAYSTVTRVHATSAAPSATALPASPVTRRSSEPQLCPGSTPKPPGESDKGPYASPSHTLCKASPSPSLSSYSDPDSGHYCQLQPPVRGSREWAMAEASGRQARSYGERLKELSENGASEGDWGRAFTAPVVEATSSFNPATFQSLLIPKDNRPLEVGLLRKVKELLAEVDARTLARHVTKVDCLVARILGVTKEMQTLMGVRWGMELLTLPHGRQLRLDLLERFHTMSIMLAVDILGCTGSAEERAALLHKTIQLAAELRGTMGNMFSFAAVMGALDMAQIARLEQTWVTLRQRYTEGAILYEKKLKPFLKSLNEGKEGPPLSNTTFPHVLPLITLLECDSAPAEGPEPWGSTEHGVEVVLAHLEAARTVAHHGGLYHTNAEVKLQGFQARPELLEVFSTEFQMRLLWGSQGASSNQARRYEKFDKVLTALSHKLEPAVRSSEL, encoded by the exons ATGACCGAGCGGTGCAGCCTGTGGAGCGCCCTCTCGGCCGCCGCCTGCTGCTTCTACCGCGGCTCCTTCGTGCAGGTGCAG TTCTCCAAGGAGAAGTACATCCTGGATTCCTCGCCTGAGAAACTGCACAAGGAGTTGGAAGAGGAACTCAAACTCAGTAGCACAGACCTCCGCAGCCATGCCTGGTACCACGGCCGCATCCCCCGCGAG GTGTCAGAGACCCTGGTGCAGCGCAACGGTGACTTCCTCATCCGGGACTCTCTCACCAGCCTGGGTGACTATGTGCTCACATGCCGCTGGCGCAACCAGGCCTTGCACTTCAAAATCAACAAGGTAGTGGTGAAGGCCGGTGAGAGCTACACCCACATCCAGTACCTGTTTGAGCAGGAGAGCTTCGACCACGTGCCTGCCCTTGTGCGCTATCACGTGGGCAGCCGCAAGGCCGTGTCGGAGCAGAGCGGAGCCATCATCTACTGCCCTGTCAACCGCACCTTCCCGCTGCGCTACCTGGAGGCCTGCTAtggcctgggccagggcagcagcAAGGCCGCCAGCCCCGCCAGCCCCTCGGGCCCCAAGGGCGGCCACATGAAGCGGCGCAGCGTCACCATGACCGACGGGCTCACCGCCGACAAGGTCACCCGCAGCAGCGATGGCTGCCCTGCCAG CACATCACTGCCTCACCCCCGGGAATCTATCCGCAACTGTGCCCTCAGCATGGACCAGATCCCAGACCTGCACTCACCCATGTCACCCATCTCTGAGAGTCCCAGCTCCCCCGCCTACAGTACTG TGACCCGTGTCCACGCCACCTCTGCAGCTCCCTCAGCCACAGCGCTGCCTGCCTCCCCCGTCACCCGCCGCTCCAGTGAACCCCAGCTGTGTCCCGGAAGTACCCCAAAGCCGCCTGGGGAGTCGGACAAGGGTCCTTATGCCAGCCCCTCCCACACGCTCTGCAAGGCCTCCCCATCGCCATCACTCAGCAGCTACAGTGACCCGGACTCTGGCCATTACTGCCAGCTCCAGCCTCCTGTTCGTGGCAGCCGAGAGTGGGCAATGGCTGAGGCCTCTGGCCGGCAGGCCAGAAGCTATGGAGAGAGGTTAAAGGAACTGTCAGAGAATGGGGCGTCAGAGGGGGACTGGGGCAGGGCCTTCACAGCCCCCGTTGTGGAAGCCACCTCTTCCTTCAACCCAGCCACCTTCCAGTCACTACTGATCCCCAAGGATAACCGGCCACTGGAGGTGGGCCTCCTGCGCAAGGTCAAGGAGCTGCTAGCAGAGGTGGATGCCCGGACGCTGGCCCGGCACGTCACCAAGGTTGACTGTCTG GTTGCTAGGATACTGGGCGTTACCAAGGAGATGCAGACCCTAATGGGAGTCCGCTGGGGCATGGAGCTGCTCACCCTCCCCCATGGCCGGCAGCTACGACTAGACCTGCTGGAAAG GTTCCACACCATGTCCATCATGCTGGCCGTGGACATCCTGGGCTGCACGGGCTCCGCCGAGGAGCGGGCAGCGCTTCTGCACAAGACCATCCAGCTGGCAGCTGAACTTCGGGGGACGATGGGCAACATGTTCAGCTTCGCTGCGGTCATGGGCGCCCTGGATATGGCCCAG ATTGCCCGGCTGGAGCAGACATGGGTCACGCTTCGGCAGCGATACACGGAGGGTGCCATCCTCTATGAGAAGAAGCTCAAGCCATTTCTGAAGAGCCTCAACGAGGGCAAAG AAGGCCCGCCGCTGAGCAACACCACGTTCCCCCATGTGCTGCCACTCATCACTCTGCTGGAGTGTGACTCAGCCCCTGCCGAGGGCCCTGAGCCCTGGGGCAGCACAGAACACGGCGTAGAGGTGGTGCTGGCCCACCTGGAGGCTGCCCGCACGGTGGCGCACCATGGAGGCCTGTATCACACCAACGCTGAGGTCAAGCTGCAAG GGTTCCAGGCCCGGCCAGAGCTTCTGGAGGTGTTCAGCACAGAGTTCCAGATGCGCCTCCTCTGGGGCAGCCAGGGCGCCAGCAGCAACCAGGCCCGGCGCTATGAGAAGTTTGACAAGGTTCTCACAGCCCTGTCCCACAAACTGGAGCCTGCTGTCCGCTCCAGCGAGCTGTGA
- the SH2D3C gene encoding SH2 domain-containing protein 3C isoform X3 codes for MTAVGRRCPALGPRGVAGEPEAGGDYVKFSKEKYILDSSPEKLHKELEEELKLSSTDLRSHAWYHGRIPREVSETLVQRNGDFLIRDSLTSLGDYVLTCRWRNQALHFKINKVVVKAGESYTHIQYLFEQESFDHVPALVRYHVGSRKAVSEQSGAIIYCPVNRTFPLRYLEACYGLGQGSSKAASPASPSGPKGGHMKRRSVTMTDGLTADKVTRSSDGCPASTSLPHPRESIRNCALSMDQIPDLHSPMSPISESPSSPAYSTVTRVHATSAAPSATALPASPVTRRSSEPQLCPGSTPKPPGESDKGPYASPSHTLCKASPSPSLSSYSDPDSGHYCQLQPPVRGSREWAMAEASGRQARSYGERLKELSENGASEGDWGRAFTAPVVEATSSFNPATFQSLLIPKDNRPLEVGLLRKVKELLAEVDARTLARHVTKVDCLVARILGVTKEMQTLMGVRWGMELLTLPHGRQLRLDLLERFHTMSIMLAVDILGCTGSAEERAALLHKTIQLAAELRGTMGNMFSFAAVMGALDMAQIARLEQTWVTLRQRYTEGAILYEKKLKPFLKSLNEGKEGPPLSNTTFPHVLPLITLLECDSAPAEGPEPWGSTEHGVEVVLAHLEAARTVAHHGGLYHTNAEVKLQGFQARPELLEVFSTEFQMRLLWGSQGASSNQARRYEKFDKVLTALSHKLEPAVRSSEL; via the exons TTCTCCAAGGAGAAGTACATCCTGGATTCCTCGCCTGAGAAACTGCACAAGGAGTTGGAAGAGGAACTCAAACTCAGTAGCACAGACCTCCGCAGCCATGCCTGGTACCACGGCCGCATCCCCCGCGAG GTGTCAGAGACCCTGGTGCAGCGCAACGGTGACTTCCTCATCCGGGACTCTCTCACCAGCCTGGGTGACTATGTGCTCACATGCCGCTGGCGCAACCAGGCCTTGCACTTCAAAATCAACAAGGTAGTGGTGAAGGCCGGTGAGAGCTACACCCACATCCAGTACCTGTTTGAGCAGGAGAGCTTCGACCACGTGCCTGCCCTTGTGCGCTATCACGTGGGCAGCCGCAAGGCCGTGTCGGAGCAGAGCGGAGCCATCATCTACTGCCCTGTCAACCGCACCTTCCCGCTGCGCTACCTGGAGGCCTGCTAtggcctgggccagggcagcagcAAGGCCGCCAGCCCCGCCAGCCCCTCGGGCCCCAAGGGCGGCCACATGAAGCGGCGCAGCGTCACCATGACCGACGGGCTCACCGCCGACAAGGTCACCCGCAGCAGCGATGGCTGCCCTGCCAG CACATCACTGCCTCACCCCCGGGAATCTATCCGCAACTGTGCCCTCAGCATGGACCAGATCCCAGACCTGCACTCACCCATGTCACCCATCTCTGAGAGTCCCAGCTCCCCCGCCTACAGTACTG TGACCCGTGTCCACGCCACCTCTGCAGCTCCCTCAGCCACAGCGCTGCCTGCCTCCCCCGTCACCCGCCGCTCCAGTGAACCCCAGCTGTGTCCCGGAAGTACCCCAAAGCCGCCTGGGGAGTCGGACAAGGGTCCTTATGCCAGCCCCTCCCACACGCTCTGCAAGGCCTCCCCATCGCCATCACTCAGCAGCTACAGTGACCCGGACTCTGGCCATTACTGCCAGCTCCAGCCTCCTGTTCGTGGCAGCCGAGAGTGGGCAATGGCTGAGGCCTCTGGCCGGCAGGCCAGAAGCTATGGAGAGAGGTTAAAGGAACTGTCAGAGAATGGGGCGTCAGAGGGGGACTGGGGCAGGGCCTTCACAGCCCCCGTTGTGGAAGCCACCTCTTCCTTCAACCCAGCCACCTTCCAGTCACTACTGATCCCCAAGGATAACCGGCCACTGGAGGTGGGCCTCCTGCGCAAGGTCAAGGAGCTGCTAGCAGAGGTGGATGCCCGGACGCTGGCCCGGCACGTCACCAAGGTTGACTGTCTG GTTGCTAGGATACTGGGCGTTACCAAGGAGATGCAGACCCTAATGGGAGTCCGCTGGGGCATGGAGCTGCTCACCCTCCCCCATGGCCGGCAGCTACGACTAGACCTGCTGGAAAG GTTCCACACCATGTCCATCATGCTGGCCGTGGACATCCTGGGCTGCACGGGCTCCGCCGAGGAGCGGGCAGCGCTTCTGCACAAGACCATCCAGCTGGCAGCTGAACTTCGGGGGACGATGGGCAACATGTTCAGCTTCGCTGCGGTCATGGGCGCCCTGGATATGGCCCAG ATTGCCCGGCTGGAGCAGACATGGGTCACGCTTCGGCAGCGATACACGGAGGGTGCCATCCTCTATGAGAAGAAGCTCAAGCCATTTCTGAAGAGCCTCAACGAGGGCAAAG AAGGCCCGCCGCTGAGCAACACCACGTTCCCCCATGTGCTGCCACTCATCACTCTGCTGGAGTGTGACTCAGCCCCTGCCGAGGGCCCTGAGCCCTGGGGCAGCACAGAACACGGCGTAGAGGTGGTGCTGGCCCACCTGGAGGCTGCCCGCACGGTGGCGCACCATGGAGGCCTGTATCACACCAACGCTGAGGTCAAGCTGCAAG GGTTCCAGGCCCGGCCAGAGCTTCTGGAGGTGTTCAGCACAGAGTTCCAGATGCGCCTCCTCTGGGGCAGCCAGGGCGCCAGCAGCAACCAGGCCCGGCGCTATGAGAAGTTTGACAAGGTTCTCACAGCCCTGTCCCACAAACTGGAGCCTGCTGTCCGCTCCAGCGAGCTGTGA
- the TOR2A gene encoding prosalusin isoform X3, translating to MAAASLGCRPWGSLLGLLGLVSAAAAAAAWDLTSLHCHFGAFCECDFQPDFEGLECDLAQHLAGQHLAKALVVKALKAFVQDPAPTKPLVLSLHGWTGTGKSYISSLLAHYLFRGGLHSPHVHHFSPVIHFPHASHLERYKKELKSWVQGNLTACSRSLFLFDEMDKLAPGLMEVLRPFLGSSWVVFGTNYRKAIFIFIRWLLALRHHGRAPPGRPGALSATAAAPCATLCAQRAGPAGPGAEGRGHPGCAGQHHLLPRERAALFLQRLQDRGFQNCLLSLTLHMASLPSSAWPGCAGKPGASLVGTLFLTLLGSKTQSPKRR from the exons ATGGCGGCTGCGAGTCTCGGCTGCAGGCCCTGGGGCTCGCTCCTCGGGTTGCTGGGGCTGGTGtcggccgcggccgccgccgccgcctgggaTCTGACTTCGCTGCATTGCCACTTCGGCGCCTTCTGCGAATGTGACTTCCAGCCCGACTTTGAGG GTCTGGAGTGTGACCTGGCCCAGCACCTGGCCGGCCAGCACTTGGCCAAGGCACTGGTAGTGAAGGCACTGAAGGCCTTCGTGCAGGACCCAGCACCTACCAAGCCACTGGTCCTCTCCCTGCATGGCTGGACAGGCACCGGCAAGTCCTATATCAGCTCCCTGCTGGCTCACTACCTCTTCCGGGGTGGCCTCCACAGCCCCCACGTACACCACTTCTCCCCCGTCATCCACTTCCCTCACGCCAGCCACCTGGAGCGCTACAAG AAGGAGCTTAAGAGCTGGGTCCAGGGGAACCTCACAGCCTGCAGCCGCTCCCTGTTCCTCTTTGACGAGATGGACAAGCTGGCCCCAGGCCTGATGGAAGTCCTGCGACCTTTCCTGGGCTCCTCCTGGGTTGTGTTCGGGACCAACTATCGCAAAGCTATCTTCATCTTCATCAG ATGGCTTCTGGCGCTCCGGCATCATGGAAGAGCACCTCCTGGACGTCCTGGTGCCCTTTCTGCCACTGCAGCGGCACCATGTGCGACACTGTGTGCTCAACGAGCTGGcccagctgggcctggagccGAGGGAAGAGGTCATCCAGGCTGTGCTGGACAGCACCACCTTCTTCCCCGAGAAAGAGCAGCTCTTTTCCTCCAACGGCTGCAAGACCGTGGCTTCCAGAATTGccttctttctctgactctccaTATGGCGTCCTTGCCCTCCTCTGCCTGGCCAGGCTGTGCAGGAAAGCCAGGGGCCTCCTTGGTAGGGACCCTTTTCCTGACCCTCTTGGGGAGCAAGACCCAGAGCCCAAAGCGAAGATGA
- the TOR2A gene encoding prosalusin isoform X1, translated as MAAASLGCRPWGSLLGLLGLVSAAAAAAAWDLTSLHCHFGAFCECDFQPDFEGLECDLAQHLAGQHLAKALVVKALKAFVQDPAPTKPLVLSLHGWTGTGKSYISSLLAHYLFRGGLHSPHVHHFSPVIHFPHASHLERYKKELKSWVQGNLTACSRSLFLFDEMDKLAPGLMEVLRPFLGSSWVVFGTNYRKAIFIFISNTGGEQINQVVLEAWRSRRDREEIRLQELELVISQAVLDNPHHGFWRSGIMEEHLLDVLVPFLPLQRHHVRHCVLNELAQLGLEPREEVIQAVLDSTTFFPEKEQLFSSNGCKTVASRIAFFL; from the exons ATGGCGGCTGCGAGTCTCGGCTGCAGGCCCTGGGGCTCGCTCCTCGGGTTGCTGGGGCTGGTGtcggccgcggccgccgccgccgcctgggaTCTGACTTCGCTGCATTGCCACTTCGGCGCCTTCTGCGAATGTGACTTCCAGCCCGACTTTGAGG GTCTGGAGTGTGACCTGGCCCAGCACCTGGCCGGCCAGCACTTGGCCAAGGCACTGGTAGTGAAGGCACTGAAGGCCTTCGTGCAGGACCCAGCACCTACCAAGCCACTGGTCCTCTCCCTGCATGGCTGGACAGGCACCGGCAAGTCCTATATCAGCTCCCTGCTGGCTCACTACCTCTTCCGGGGTGGCCTCCACAGCCCCCACGTACACCACTTCTCCCCCGTCATCCACTTCCCTCACGCCAGCCACCTGGAGCGCTACAAG AAGGAGCTTAAGAGCTGGGTCCAGGGGAACCTCACAGCCTGCAGCCGCTCCCTGTTCCTCTTTGACGAGATGGACAAGCTGGCCCCAGGCCTGATGGAAGTCCTGCGACCTTTCCTGGGCTCCTCCTGGGTTGTGTTCGGGACCAACTATCGCAAAGCTATCTTCATCTTCATCAG CAACACTGGCGGTGAGCAGATCAACCAGGTGGTACTGGAGGCGTGGCGCAGCCGCCGGGATCGGGAGGAGATCCGCCTGCAGGAGCTGGAGCTGGTCATTTCCCAGGCTGTGCTGGACAACCCACACC ATGGCTTCTGGCGCTCCGGCATCATGGAAGAGCACCTCCTGGACGTCCTGGTGCCCTTTCTGCCACTGCAGCGGCACCATGTGCGACACTGTGTGCTCAACGAGCTGGcccagctgggcctggagccGAGGGAAGAGGTCATCCAGGCTGTGCTGGACAGCACCACCTTCTTCCCCGAGAAAGAGCAGCTCTTTTCCTCCAACGGCTGCAAGACCGTGGCTTCCAGAATTGccttctttctctga
- the TOR2A gene encoding prosalusin isoform X2, giving the protein MDKLAPGLMEVLRPFLGSSWVVFGTNYRKAIFIFISNTGGEQINQVVLEAWRSRRDREEIRLQELELVISQAVLDNPHHGFWRSGIMEEHLLDVLVPFLPLQRHHVRHCVLNELAQLGLEPREEVIQAVLDSTTFFPEKEQLFSSNGCKTVASRIAFFL; this is encoded by the exons ATGGACAAGCTGGCCCCAGGCCTGATGGAAGTCCTGCGACCTTTCCTGGGCTCCTCCTGGGTTGTGTTCGGGACCAACTATCGCAAAGCTATCTTCATCTTCATCAG CAACACTGGCGGTGAGCAGATCAACCAGGTGGTACTGGAGGCGTGGCGCAGCCGCCGGGATCGGGAGGAGATCCGCCTGCAGGAGCTGGAGCTGGTCATTTCCCAGGCTGTGCTGGACAACCCACACC ATGGCTTCTGGCGCTCCGGCATCATGGAAGAGCACCTCCTGGACGTCCTGGTGCCCTTTCTGCCACTGCAGCGGCACCATGTGCGACACTGTGTGCTCAACGAGCTGGcccagctgggcctggagccGAGGGAAGAGGTCATCCAGGCTGTGCTGGACAGCACCACCTTCTTCCCCGAGAAAGAGCAGCTCTTTTCCTCCAACGGCTGCAAGACCGTGGCTTCCAGAATTGccttctttctctga